One region of Wyeomyia smithii strain HCP4-BCI-WySm-NY-G18 chromosome 3, ASM2978416v1, whole genome shotgun sequence genomic DNA includes:
- the LOC129733141 gene encoding jmjC domain-containing histone demethylation protein 1, which translates to MSDKVSISPSKSRRQLRERKQRKLYAEEWTLGDDDYEGARGFSVAEKLESARFAQSGMVREMKGSDLTVGFLQQYGFNIPLLFKEKTGLGLQVPSTNFTINDVRMCVGSRRILDVMDVNTQKNVEMTMKEWERYYEDPNKKKLLNVISLEFSHTKLENYVQSPNIVRQVDWVDVVWPKQLKESQVESTNVLNEMMYPKVQKYCLMSVKNCYTDFHVDFGGTSVWYHILKGSKVFWLIPPTEKNLQLYEKWVLSGKQSDVFFGDAVEKCARVYLTAGNTFFIPTGWIHAVYTPTDSLVFGGNFLHSFGIVKQLKIAQVEDNTKVPQKFRYPFFTEMLWYVLAKYVYTLLGHSHLEGEPGRETEQVGKPHVHLTHYELFGLKEIVMYLYDLPPQKKNVPDLIKDPVALIKDVRTLVERHCKDNPEQAITGVPVLHPDLNKSNNPYLRERYEYYTGEGGAKTSPDHPNEDDGEPMHHSQEENVHDMAVSNAQQQSEDHFVSPRESSSSTTHQTEQHPTSNGTVMSAPSSLPHDDDRNFVSPQPTRPGGPGGIRGPYKKNSGNTSSGGGRSSAEKRDGNGPRRRRTRCKNCEACQRSDCGECSFCLDMVKFGGPGRAKQTCMMRQCLQPMLPVTAQCIHCHLDGWRQAPIAAPAQAKLQAQMQEGPSSLMECSVCYEISHPDCAQRLAPEIGGIVNEDLPNSWECPTCCKSGKNTDYRPRHFRARQKSSEIRRMSVSSDAASVHNADVGRIGGTVIQQAVSSSTVSGGVHGTGEMAVSTPVAPRFQNDMLYDFTSTGNAIIVGGNGGNILLERKPKIKDEDLSSGSEHDQSQQKLAMMMPSSAVGSIPLNMEIKEEPMEVGHSSGGLTALKPGDGNVGGHPVMAGIMVPKRRKSDDGNSMCSSMQDSVEIGEHNHSLPRKKSSLRTQLAHQIHSSSTKPMKKPLYPVRPAHVHQPLLSQPGNYALDPTCLLAVFRYLPPETLVTCSLVCKTWSNISVDSSLWKRMDCAEYKLTASLLTAIVRRQPEHLILNWIGLGKRQVTWLISRIPCLKHLSLQGTPIQAVLGLYTCLCPPLQILDLSFVAGLNDSAIREILSPPKDSRPGLADSKSRLRNLKVLKLAGTDISDVALRYITQGLPSLTHLDLSSCQRITDAAIAQIGTSSAAIKTLIELDLSCCKLITELSLDHLAKCDALTRLDLSHVPQVTTQAVIKFASTSKNDLQLHGIKLVDKRKPTQ; encoded by the exons CGCGAACGGAAACAACGCAAACTATACGCGGAGGAATGGACCCTCGGTGACGATGACTACGAGGGAGCGCGCGGTTTCAGCGTCGCCGAGAAGCTAGAATCGGCCCGTTTTGCGCAGTCCGGTATGGTGCGCGAGATGAAAGGCAGCGATCTCACCGTTGG CTTCCTCCAGCAGTACGGCTTTAACATACCGCTGCTGTTCAAGGAGAAGACGGGTCTTGGGCTGCAGGTGCCATCAACCAACTTTACCATCAACGATGTGCGGATGTGCGTTGGTTCGCGGCGCATTCTAGATGTGATGGATGTCAACACGCAGAAGAATGTCGAGATGACCATGAAGGAATGGGAACGGTATTACGAGGATCCCAACAAAAAGAAGTTGTTGAATGTGATTTCGTTGGAATTTTCCCACACGAAGCTGGAAAACTACGTCCAGAGTCCGAACATTGTGCGCCAGGTCGATTGGGTCGATGTGGTCTGGCCGAAGCAACTGAAGGAGTCGCAGGTCGAGTCGACAAACGTGCTAAATGAGATGATGTACCCGAAAGTGCAAAAGTATTGTCTAATGTCGGTGAAGAACTGCTATACGGACTTCCATGTGGACTTCGGTGGGACTTCAGTGTGGTATCATATTCTGAAAGGaagcaaagtgttttggttgATTCCACCGACCGAGAAAAATTTACAATTATACGAGAAGTGGGTATTGTCTGGTAAGCAATCCGATGTGTTTTTCGGTGATGCTGTGGAAAAGTGTGCCAGAGTGTACCTGACTGCGGGCAACACGTTCTTCATTCCTACCGGGTGGATCCATGCGGTGTACACACCGACCGATTCTCTGGTGTTTGGTGGAAACTTTCTGCATTCCTTTGGGATCGTCAAGCAGCTTAAAATCGCACAAGTCGAGGACAACACGAAAGTGCCGCAGAAATTTCGTTATCCGTTCTTTACCGAAATGTTGTGGTACGTGTTGGCTAAGTACGTGTACACCTTGCTGGGACATTCTCATCTAGAGGGTGAGCCAGGTCGGGAAACGGAACAGGTCGGAAAACCACACGTGCATTTAACTCACTACGAGCTGTTCGGATTGAAGGAAATCGTAATGTACCTGTACGATCTGCCGCCGCAGAAGAAGAACGTACCAGATTTAATTAAGGATCCAGTTGCACTCATTAAGGATGTCCGGACGCTGGTGGAGCGTCACTGCAAGGACAATCCGGAACAGGCAATCACGGGAGTGCCGGTACTCCACCCAGATCTCAACAAGAGCAATAATCCATACCTCCGAGAGCGGTACGAATATTATACCGGTGAAGGGGGAGCGAAAACGTCCCCTGATCATCCTAATGAGGATGATGGTGAACCGATGCATCATAGTCAGGAAGAAAACGTACACGATATGGCAGTATCAAACGCGCAGCAACAATCAGAAGACCATTTTGTGTCTCCGCGAGAAAGTAGCTCTTCGACAACACATCAAACCGAGCAGCATCCAACCAGCAATGGAACAGTAATGTCTGCTCCTTCCAGTTTACCCCACGATGATGATCGAAATTTCGTATCACCACAGCCGACACGACCTGGTGGCCCAGGCGGGATTCGTGGCCCTTATAAGAAAAACAGTGGCAATACCAGTAGCGGAGGTGGTCGATCCAGTGCGGAAAAACGCGATGGAAATGGTCCCCGACGACGAAGAACAAGATGTAAAAATTGCGAGGCTTGCCAGCGGTCAGATTGTGGTGAGTGCAGTTTCTGTCTTGATATGGTAAAGTTTGGCGGTCCCGGACGAGCAAAACAAACTTGTATGATGCGCCAGTGTCTCCAGCCGATGCTTCCGGTAACGGCGCAGTGCATTCATTGTCATTTGGATGGATGGCGACAGGCTCCAATTGCTGCCCCCGCACAGGCAAAGCTTCAAGCACAAATGCAAGAAGGACCTTCGTCGCTAATGGAATGTTCGGTGTGCTACGAAATTTCCCACCCTGACTGTGCCCAACGGTTGGCACCCGAGATCGGTGGCATCGTAAATGAGGACCTACCAAACAGCTGGGAGTGTCCGACCTGCTGCAAGTCGGGTAAAAATACCGATTATAGG CCGCGTCATTTTCGTGCTCGACAAAAATCCTCCGAAATTCGACGGATGTCAGTGAGCAGTGATGCTGCCTCGGTGCACAACGCTGATGTTGGACGGATAGGTGGTACAGTGATTCAGCAGGCTGTTAGTAGTAGCACCGTGTCGGGTGGTGTTCATGGTACTGGCGAAATGGCAGTAAGCACCCCTGTGGCACCTCGTTTCCAGAATGATATGCTGTACGACTTCACCTCCACGGGAAATGCAATTATAGTGGGCGGCAATGGAGGCAACATATTGTTGGAGAGAAAACCGAAGATAAAGGATGAAGATTTATCAAGTGGTTCTGAACACGATCAGAGCCAACAAAAGTTGGCGATGATGATGCCATCGTCGGCTGTGGGTAGTATTCCATTAAACATGGAAATAAAAGAAGAACCTATGGAGGTCGGACACAGTAGTGGTGGACTAACAGCATTGAAACCTGGGGATGGAAATGTCGGCGGTCATCCAGTGATGGCTGGCATCATGGTACCGAAACGCAGAAAAAGTGATGACGGAAATAGTATGTGCAGCAGCATGCAGGATTCAGTTGAAATTGGTGAACACAATCATAGTTTACCAAGAAAGAAATCCTCACTTCGAACACAATTGGCTCACCAAATTCATAGTTCATCGACGAAACCTATGAAGAAACCATTGTACCCGGTTCGACCGGCACATGTGCATCAGCCACTGCTGTCTCAGCCAGGCAATTATGCTCTGGATCCGACTTGCCTGCTAGCAGTGTTTCGTTATTTACCCCCCGAGACTTTGGTGACATGTTCACTGGTGTGCAAGACTTGGTCAAACATTTCGGTGGATTCTTCGTTATGGAAGCGCATGGATTGTGCAGAATACAAACTAACCGCTAGTCTACTGACGGCGATTGTACGCCGCCAGCCGGAGCATTTAATCCTCAACTGGATAGGCTTGGGAAAGCGCCAGGTGACCTGGTTAATATCAAGGATACCGTGTTTGAAGCATTTATCCCTTCAGGGAACCCCAATCCAGGCTGTTCTCGGATTGTACACTTGTCTGTGTCCGCCGCTACAAATTCTGGATCTCAGCTTTGTTGCCGGTTTGAACGATTCTGCCATTCGCGAGATCCTTTCTCCGCCAAAAGATTCAAGGCCGGGTTTAGCCGACTCCAAATCCAGACTGCGCAATCTGAAGGTGTTGAAACTGGCAGGTACAGACATTTCGGATGTGGCTTTACGCTATATTACCCAGGGACTGCCAAGCCTTACCCACTTGGATCTGTCCTCGTGTCAGCGAATAACAGATGCTGCTATTGCCCAAATCGGAACATCTTCAGCAGCAATCAAAACTTTGATTGAGCTGGACTTGAGTTGCTGCAAGCTCATTACCGAACTGTCGCTCGATCATTTAGCGAAATGTGATGCGCTGACTCGCTTGGATCTCAGCCACGTACCCCAGGTTACGACTCAGGCTGTAATCAAATTTGcgtctacttcaaaaaatgacCTGCAGTTGCACGGTATAAAACTGGTGGACAAACGTAAACCAACACAGTAA